In Candidatus Hydrogenedentota bacterium, the DNA window CTGTACCTGATTTACAGTAAGCAACAAGGAAAGAGAGGCGTTTCCCGCGACGTTTGGAAACGTCTCGACAAGAGACAATGACGCAACAGACCGATATCCCCGCGGACCCGCTGATTATCGCGGGCCGCACGTTCCGTTCGCGGCTCATGGTGGGCACGGGCAAGTTCCCGTCCAGCCTTGCGCTGAAACAGGCCCTCGCGGGTTGCGATGCCGAGATCGTCACCGTGGCGTTGCGGCGCGCGGACCTCAACAATCCCGGCGGCGACAGCATCCTCTCCGTGCTCGATCCCAAACGGCATCTGCTGTTGCCCAATACGTCGGGCGCGCGCAATGCCGACGAAGCCGTGCGGCTTGCGAAGCTCGCGCGCGCGGCGGGCTGCGAGCCGTGGGTGAAACTGGAGTTGACGCCCGAGCCGCGTTACCTGTTGCCCGATCCCATCGAGACGCTGCGCGCGGCGGAGATGTTGCTCAAAGAAGGCTTCATCGTGTTGCCGTATATCCAGGCCGATCCGATTCTCGCGAAACGCTTGGAAGAACTGGGCACGGCGACGGTGATGCCGCTTGGCGCGCCCATCGGCAGCAATCGCGGACTCAAAACGCGCGACATGATTCGCATCATCATTGAACAGGCCAACGTGCCGGTGGTCGTGGATGCCGGACTCGGCGCGCCGTCGCACGCGGCGGAGGCCATGGAATTGGGCGCGGACGCCGTGCTGGTGAATACGGCGTTGGCCGACGCGACCGATCACGAGGCGATGGGCCGCGCATTTGCCATGGCCACGGAAGCGGGCCGTATGGCGTACCGCGCGGGACTGGGTCCCGAGCGCGTTACCGCGGAGGCCTCGTCTCCGCTCACCGGTTTCTTGAGCAAAGCATAACGCCGGCCACCAGCCGGCTGTTTCCCATGGAGTCCTTACGAGATCATGTCCTTCTTGACGGAATTGGAAGCCTGGCCCGCTGAACGGGTCCGGGCATGCATCGAGGCGGCGACAGTCGATGATGTCGACCGCGCCATCGCGCGCGAAGAACGCACGCCTCATGACCTGTGCGCGCTCTTGTCCACGGCGGCGCTGGAACGTCTCGAACCGATGGCGCAGGAAGCGCATCGCCTGACGCGGCGGCACTTCGGGCGCGTCATCAAAATGTATGTGCCCATCTACATTTCCAATGTGTGCGGCGCGGATTGTACGTATTGCGGCTACGCCGTGCGATCGGGCAACAAGGAGAAGCGCCTGACGCTCACCGAAGCCGAAACCCGCCGCGAGTGCGAGGTGTTGGCCGCGCAAGGATTCCAAAGCCTGTTGCTGCTGACCGGCGAGGCGCGGCAGGCCGTGCCGCCCGGTCAGATCGCCGACGCGGTGAGCATTGCGCACGAGTATTTCCCGTCCGTCTCCATCGAGGTCTATTCGCTTAGCGAAGACGACTATCGGCTAATGGTGGATCGCGGACTCGAAGGCGTCACGCTGTATATGGAGACCTACGACAAGGCCACCTACGAGAAGGTCCATTTGAAGGGCGAGAAGATGGACTACCTCTTCCGGCTCGACGCGCTCGACCGCGCGGGTCGCGCGGGCGCGCGGCGATTGGGTGTCGGCGCGCTGCTTGGCCTGTTCGACTCGCACATCGATGCGTTCTGGACGGCGATGCACGCGCGCTACCTCCAACGAACATGCTGGCAAAGCGAAGTCAGCATTTCGTTCCCGAGGCTTCAACACACGCCCGAGCGGTTCAGCATTCCGCGCCTTGTCAGCAATCAGGATCTGGTTCAATTGATGCTGGCGTCGCGCCTCTTTCTGCCGGAGGCGGGAATCACCATTTCGACGCGCGAACGGCCTCCGTTCCGCGATCGGTTGATTCCGCTCGGCGTAACCATGATGAGCGCGGGCAGTTCGACACGGCCCGGCGGTTACGCCACGCACGGCGAAGACACGCTCGAACAGTTTGAAGTGGAAGACACGCGTACGCCCGCGGAGGTTGCGGCGGCCATTCGATCCTTCGGGTATGAACCGGTGTGGAAAGATTACGACTACGGGTTTGCGGGAGTAGCCGGAACGGGAAGTATCTCGTAGATAGAATGCCCGCGACTTGTGTCATGCTGAGCGAAGCGAAGCATCTGGCAAAAGTCGCTAAGCCAGAAACAGATTCTTCGCTGCCGCTCAGAATGACAATTAAGGAAGAGCCTTCGCTCGGCTCCAAGTCTAAGCAGGAGGTTTCATGCGAATCACCTTGAACGGCGAATCACGCGACATTGCCGACGGCATGACCGTACAGAAGCTGCTCGATAGCCTGAGCTTTACCGCAGACGCAACGGTAGTCGAGCGCAACTTGGACATTCTCGACCGCTCGGTTTATGCGACCACTTCATTGAGCGACGGCGACACGGTCGAACTGGTCCGCTTCGTGGGTGGCGGCTGATGACCCATGCGGAGCGCATGACGCGATTCGACGAATCGGACCTGTACGTTGTCATCACGGAGCAGTTCTGCGCCGGACGTTCCTCGCTTGCCGTGCTTGAGGATGTGCTGCGCGCGGGCGTGACGCTCGTGCAATTGCGCGAGAAGGAAATGGACGACGGCCCGTTGTTCGAACGTGCGCTCGTGTTCCGCAAGGCCACGCGGGAAGCAGGCGCGCTGCTCATCATCGACGACCGGCTGGATGTCGCGCTGGCGGTTGAAGCCGATGGCGTGCACCTGGGCCAGACCGATCTGCCCATCGCCGCAGGGCGGCGCATCGCGCCGGACCTCATTATCGGCGGCTCGACGCATTCGCTCGACGAAGCGCTCGCCGCGCAATCGGACGGCGCAAGCTATGTAAACATCGGGCCGATCTTCGCGACGCAAACGAAGCAGGTCGCGACAGGCGTGGTCGGGCCCGCGATGATCGACGCGATTGTCCCCAGCCTCACCATCCCGTGGACCACGATGGGCGGTATCAAGCTGCATAACATTCACGAAGTGCTGCAGCGCGGCGCGCGTCACGCCGCCGTGGTCACGGCAGTCACCGCCGCGCCCGACGTGTACGAAGCGGCCATGGAATTGCGCGATGCCATGCTCGCGGCGCGGCGCTAACCGTGGGTGCGCTCTACGATACGCCGGTCTACTACGAATTGGCCTTCTCGTATCGCGACATCGAGGAAGAAGTCGATGTGATGGAGGAGGTCATTCGCCGCCATTCGCGCCGTCCCGTGGGGCGTGTGCTCGAGGTGTGCTGCGGTCACGCGCCGCACATGCCCGCATGGCTGCGGCGGGGATACGAATACGCAGGGATAGACCTTAGCCCGTCCATGGTCGCGTATGCCGAATCGCGCGCCGGGCAAACGGGCGGCAAGGCTGAAGTCCTTCGCGCCGACATGACGTCCTTCTCGTTGCCGCGCGCGGTGGATTTCGCATACCTGCCGTTGTCGTCGCTCTATGTGAAGAACAGCGATGAAATGGACTCGCACTTCAATGCAATGGCCGAAGCGTTGCGACCCGGCGGTGTGTATCTGCTCGAATGGTGCGTCAATTTCGATCCCTTTGTTGACATCGTCGACACGTGGGAAATCGACCGCGAAAGTGTGCACATCGACGCCAGCTACTACATGCGTTGGGTGGACCGCGTCGAGCAGTGTGTGGAAGAAACGATCCACCTGTGCGTGGCTCATGACGGCAAGGAGTTCGAGTTGGAGCAGAAAGCGCAACGGCGCTTGGTGTTTCCGCAAGAGTTTCTCGCGTTCATTCGCGCCCACCATGCATTCGAATTTGTGGGATGGTGGAACGACTGGAATCTCAATCTTCCCGTGGAAGGTTCTGAGCCCGCGCACCGGCCGATTACGGTGATTCGCAGGGTATAGTCGAGGTCTACATCGCTCTCCAAGAAATAGAGCCGGGCGCACACTCCCGCGAGAAGTATGCGCCCGGGTTTTGCTTTCAGAGCTGTTCGCGGCTGTTACTTGGCTTCGCGTTTGGATTTCGCGGCGGCGCGCACGGCTTTGGGTCCGCCCGATGACAGCGCCTTGAGAATTTTCGCTGCACCGGCGGCGTCGCCGCTCG includes these proteins:
- a CDS encoding thiazole synthase → MTQQTDIPADPLIIAGRTFRSRLMVGTGKFPSSLALKQALAGCDAEIVTVALRRADLNNPGGDSILSVLDPKRHLLLPNTSGARNADEAVRLAKLARAAGCEPWVKLELTPEPRYLLPDPIETLRAAEMLLKEGFIVLPYIQADPILAKRLEELGTATVMPLGAPIGSNRGLKTRDMIRIIIEQANVPVVVDAGLGAPSHAAEAMELGADAVLVNTALADATDHEAMGRAFAMATEAGRMAYRAGLGPERVTAEASSPLTGFLSKA
- the thiE gene encoding thiamine phosphate synthase, which produces MTHAERMTRFDESDLYVVITEQFCAGRSSLAVLEDVLRAGVTLVQLREKEMDDGPLFERALVFRKATREAGALLIIDDRLDVALAVEADGVHLGQTDLPIAAGRRIAPDLIIGGSTHSLDEALAAQSDGASYVNIGPIFATQTKQVATGVVGPAMIDAIVPSLTIPWTTMGGIKLHNIHEVLQRGARHAAVVTAVTAAPDVYEAAMELRDAMLAARR
- the thiS gene encoding sulfur carrier protein ThiS; the protein is MRITLNGESRDIADGMTVQKLLDSLSFTADATVVERNLDILDRSVYATTSLSDGDTVELVRFVGGG
- a CDS encoding class I SAM-dependent methyltransferase; this encodes MGALYDTPVYYELAFSYRDIEEEVDVMEEVIRRHSRRPVGRVLEVCCGHAPHMPAWLRRGYEYAGIDLSPSMVAYAESRAGQTGGKAEVLRADMTSFSLPRAVDFAYLPLSSLYVKNSDEMDSHFNAMAEALRPGGVYLLEWCVNFDPFVDIVDTWEIDRESVHIDASYYMRWVDRVEQCVEETIHLCVAHDGKEFELEQKAQRRLVFPQEFLAFIRAHHAFEFVGWWNDWNLNLPVEGSEPAHRPITVIRRV
- the thiH gene encoding 2-iminoacetate synthase ThiH gives rise to the protein MSFLTELEAWPAERVRACIEAATVDDVDRAIAREERTPHDLCALLSTAALERLEPMAQEAHRLTRRHFGRVIKMYVPIYISNVCGADCTYCGYAVRSGNKEKRLTLTEAETRRECEVLAAQGFQSLLLLTGEARQAVPPGQIADAVSIAHEYFPSVSIEVYSLSEDDYRLMVDRGLEGVTLYMETYDKATYEKVHLKGEKMDYLFRLDALDRAGRAGARRLGVGALLGLFDSHIDAFWTAMHARYLQRTCWQSEVSISFPRLQHTPERFSIPRLVSNQDLVQLMLASRLFLPEAGITISTRERPPFRDRLIPLGVTMMSAGSSTRPGGYATHGEDTLEQFEVEDTRTPAEVAAAIRSFGYEPVWKDYDYGFAGVAGTGSIS